The genomic DNA AAAATGGCTTTTGACCGCTTGGACCGCCTCGAGGACGCCCTTGGAGTGGCCGTGGGCGGTGTCGACCACCAGGACGTCGACGCCGGCCTTGATCAGGGCCTCGGCCCGGCTGAGAGCTTCGGCGCCGATGCCGATGGCCGCGCCGACCAGCAGGCGGCCATGGGAATCCTTCACCGCCAGCGGGTTCTTCTCGGTTTTTTCGATATCCTTGATCGTGATCATGCCCTTCAGATCGCCGTTGGCGTCGACGACCGGGAGCTTCTCGATCCGGTTTTTGTGCAATAGGCCCTTGGCTTCCTCCAAGGTCACCTTTTCGGAGACCGTCACCAGTTTCTTGGTCATGAGGTTGGCGACCGGCTGGTTGAGGTTCTTCTCGAAGCGGATGTCGCGGTTGGTGAGGATTCCGACCAGCTTCTTGCCTTCGGTGATCGGGACGCCGGAGATGTTGTTCTGCTCCATCAAATCGATGGCCGCGCTCAGCTTTTCATGGGGCGAGAGAGTGATCGGGTTGAGGATCATCCCGCTTTCCGACTTCTTGACTCGCTCGACCTCGAGGGCCTGGTCGGAGATGGACATATTCTTGTGGATGATGCCGATGCCGCCGCTCTGGGCCATGACGATGGCGGTCCGCGACATGGTCACCGAATCCATCGCCGCCGAGACCAGGGGAATATTGAGCTCGAGCGAGCCGGCGAGCCGGGTCTTGGTGTCGGCGTCTTTGGGGAGTATTTCGCTTTTGCCGGGCAGGAGGAGAACGTCGTCGAAGGTGAGGGCCAACTCGGTGATTTTGTCCAACATGTCGGGTCTTTAGTAAAGTGGTCGCGGCAGGTCAAGATGAAATAAAAAACCCCGCCTCGCCCTAGCGAGACGGGGTCTTAATGGAGTTCAACGGCCTTTAGCGACGGCGGAAGCCGAAGGCCGCCAG from bacterium includes the following:
- the guaB gene encoding IMP dehydrogenase translates to MLDKITELALTFDDVLLLPGKSEILPKDADTKTRLAGSLELNIPLVSAAMDSVTMSRTAIVMAQSGGIGIIHKNMSISDQALEVERVKKSESGMILNPITLSPHEKLSAAIDLMEQNNISGVPITEGKKLVGILTNRDIRFEKNLNQPVANLMTKKLVTVSEKVTLEEAKGLLHKNRIEKLPVVDANGDLKGMITIKDIEKTEKNPLAVKDSHGRLLVGAAIGIGAEALSRAEALIKAGVDVLVVDTAHGHSKGVLEAVQAVKSHFPKVPLVAGNIATEGAVQDLAKAGVDGVKVGIGPGSICTTRVVAGVGVPQLTAILRCAKAAQALDLPVIADGGIKYSGDLTKALAAGASTVMIGSLFAGTDESPGELVLYQGRSFKVYRGMGSVSAMSQGSSDRYFQDDKKASGKFVPEGIEGMVPSRGPLSDNIYQLVGGLRSGMGYTGCASLKELREKAKFVQITSSGLKESHVHDVVITKEAPNYHMD